The proteins below come from a single Terriglobia bacterium genomic window:
- a CDS encoding antibiotic biosynthesis monooxygenase, whose protein sequence is MVHAVTYIDIDPGSVAAGTELLKTYRKSAGALVLHEGCRPNRFVIVESWDDEAEFRDHESAPRTAEFRAGLQAIHNSPYDQRVHHTFASGAQARENSAGMVYVVTHVDVPPPRKDETEVLLTVQAVKSRNDGGNVRYDVFQQNAPRTNHFSVVAVWESEATFRSHQAAPHTRRFREELGPKLGAPYDERLYSLPGGVVS, encoded by the coding sequence ATGGTCCATGCAGTCACTTATATCGACATCGATCCAGGCTCGGTCGCGGCGGGAACGGAATTACTGAAGACGTACCGGAAATCGGCCGGCGCCCTCGTATTGCACGAGGGCTGCCGGCCGAATCGTTTCGTGATCGTGGAGTCCTGGGACGATGAAGCGGAGTTCCGGGACCATGAATCCGCGCCGCGGACGGCCGAATTCCGCGCCGGTCTCCAGGCGATCCACAACAGCCCTTACGATCAACGCGTCCACCACACGTTCGCGTCAGGCGCCCAGGCGCGGGAAAACAGCGCAGGCATGGTCTATGTCGTGACGCACGTGGACGTGCCCCCTCCGCGAAAAGATGAAACGGAAGTCCTGTTGACCGTTCAGGCTGTGAAAAGCCGTAATGACGGGGGAAACGTGCGTTACGATGTTTTTCAGCAAAACGCGCCGCGCACCAATCACTTCAGCGTCGTTGCCGTTTGGGAGAGCGAGGCCACTTTCCGCTCGCATCAGGCCGCGCCCCACACACGCCGCTTTCGCGAGGAACTAGGCCCCAAACTGGGCGCGCCTTACGATGAACGCCTCTACAGCCTTCCCGGCGGAGTTGTTTCATAG
- a CDS encoding antibiotic biosynthesis monooxygenase: protein MATQDTGCTIVPYFRIHSGRSQEFRAVCERCVEQTRNEPECLYYGFSFNGDEAHCREGYKNGDAALAHIQSIGPLLAELLKNADLTRLEVHGPEKELSKLRGPLSDFKAQYFALEYGFRR, encoded by the coding sequence ATGGCAACGCAAGATACAGGCTGCACGATCGTGCCTTATTTCAGGATTCACAGCGGCAGGAGCCAGGAATTCAGGGCCGTGTGCGAGCGCTGCGTCGAACAGACAAGAAACGAACCGGAATGTCTCTATTACGGGTTCTCGTTCAACGGGGACGAAGCCCACTGCCGCGAAGGGTACAAAAATGGAGATGCGGCTCTGGCGCACATTCAAAGTATCGGACCCCTTCTGGCCGAATTGTTGAAGAACGCCGATCTGACAAGGCTCGAGGTTCACGGACCCGAGAAGGAACTGTCCAAGCTTCGCGGACCGTTAAGCGATTTCAAAGCGCAATATTTCGCTCTGGAGTATGGGTTCAGGCGCTAA
- a CDS encoding DUF6152 family protein: MARNLVGVSVLGVALLSAAVPAVAHHAVSAEFDRNKPISFSGTVKKVEWMNPHIYTDIEAKDPASGKTVVFQVEGGAPNSLFRQGWRPDTLKIGEMVNVTGSRAKSEASFRVGSAKITKADGSTVFGGAAAANPEYK; this comes from the coding sequence ATGGCACGGAATCTCGTTGGTGTTTCAGTTTTGGGTGTCGCTCTTCTTTCGGCAGCGGTCCCGGCCGTGGCACACCACGCTGTATCCGCGGAGTTTGACCGAAACAAGCCGATATCGTTTTCGGGAACAGTAAAGAAAGTCGAGTGGATGAATCCACACATCTACACGGACATCGAAGCGAAGGATCCGGCGAGCGGGAAAACCGTGGTCTTTCAGGTCGAAGGCGGGGCCCCGAATTCTCTGTTCCGGCAGGGTTGGAGACCGGACACGCTGAAGATCGGCGAAATGGTCAACGTCACCGGCAGCCGCGCGAAAAGTGAGGCTTCCTTCCGGGTGGGCAGTGCGAAGATCACGAAGGCCGACGGCTCCACAGTTTTTGGTGGCGCGGCAGCAGCCAACCCCGAATACAAATAA